In the genome of Deltaproteobacteria bacterium, the window CGCAATGATGTCGAGCATCCTGAGCAGGTGATCACGTGTCTCCCGTGGATCGATAATGTCGTGGATATGAAACAGACCCGCCAGGGGATAGAGATTGGTGTCGGCTATCATCTGTTCCATCAGCTCGCGGCGCTGGTCCTCGGGGAGCGACCCGAAAGCAATATCGGATGCTGTTTCAGGATCAACAAACCCCGCCTCACCTGTCGGCCAGGCCAGTATGAAGTCGGGACCGGTGCCGGGCCCGCACATGTTCGCCGCCGCCTGTCCGTAGCTTTTTCTGATGACAACGGAGATCTTCGGAACCGTCACCTGCGACAGAGCGTTCATGGCATTCGTCACCCGCGCCCCCACCTTCCGCAACTCCGCCTCACGC includes:
- a CDS encoding carboxyl transferase, whose protein sequence is REAELRKVGARVTNAMNALSQVTVPKISVVIRKSYGQAAANMCGPGTGPDFILAWPTGEAGFVDPETASDIAFGSLPEDQRRELMEQMIADTNLYPLAGLFHIHDIIDPRETRDHLLRMLDIIANSRSRGIGNHRLANWPTAL